AGAGTTTTTAAGGCCTTACTTTGAGAACATTACTTACACAGTTTTCTGGTGTGAAGACTTTGTATTGTGCTTTTTGTCATACGTCAAGACCCTAAATGACATATTGACAAAGTTTTTGCTGATctgggttcccagaggctttaagcAGTTTTACAACAAACTGACACTTTCTTGACTTGCAAAATGTTCCTCAAACAAGACCAACAAATGACCTGTGATTTCCATGCATATTGTTTTCCTTAATAAGATCCAGAGGTGGACACAGGAAGGGGAGGGACTTTACATCTCCACAGAAGGTTTTTGTGAGGGATTATTTCCTGCAGTTGTCGGCAGAATGTGATATGGCGTTTGAAAACACTCGACAGTGTAAGCGCAGGTGTTAAAGGCCTCACCTTGACAAACTGCTCGTAGAGCTCTCTGACAGTCTGCAGCTTTTGTTTCTGCACCACTCTGGCCTGCTGCAGGatcttctgctgctgcctgaACAGACTCTGCACAGAGAGCACACGGCGGCTGCAGAGTCACAAACATGCTCCTGAGATTCATGTGAGCGCTCAGATTTAGGCAGTCAGTGAAGCCTTCAGCGTAAAGACTGTAGTTAGAATGAACATGTGAGGATGAGATCAAACCCTCAACAGGATCTGAggtttttttccttgaaatgcAGCACTAGAAGTCACAGAGCATCAAACCTGTGGACATACTGAACCGATCAAACAAGGAGGTGAACAAACGTtaagctgctcctcctgctcctccgcTCGCTGGGCCTCCGCCTCCCACTGCTGCAGCGCTGTGGACACCTGCTGGGAGTACTGCTGAGTCATCCTctgcctgcaaacacacacaaatatttcaaacacaGCAGTTTTAAGATTGCAAAATGCGTGATGATGAGTTATGATGCATCCATGTCTTTAAAATTATCTCAAAAGAttgaacattatttattttgcccCAGTGTTCATTGAAGTTCATATTCCTGTCACTTTTATcagctctttatttttattttttactttgcaatTAATTTTCCACTTCATATACTCTGGGGTCGTGCTTTGTTGCCTCCTTATCTTGAAGCAGTGACCTTGTTTCCCACAGATTTAGATTTGGTTTCTCAAACCTCTGGTTGTGATGTGTGCTCCACAGCTGCTCCAGCTTGTGCTGGCTTCCCTTCATGTAGTTCTTGGTCAGACTCTCCAGACGTTTCCTCTTGGCCTGCATCACTTTGCTGATATCAGCTGGAAGCAAAGAACACAGTTTCTCATACTGACACCAAAGCAGTACTTTTGGGTATTATTACTTTGCAGAGTATgaacaagatttttttatttccacacagtgtttttaatttaacaccATGTTAATGCCAACCTGCTCAAATGTATGAGTGCTAATAATTTAGTGTAAAAGGACTATGCGCAGCATAATTATTCAGATTAATAAATACCTGATTAAAGAGTAAGAAAACAAGACTcaactttttacttcacttgaCAATATTTGACCTTTTCCAACATTAGATGCTGTGATACGTATTACGGTTGCATACTcagcccaaaaacaaacaagcacacagctGCAAAGAGCTGCTTACCTCCAAATTTATCCAACATAGATTGTACCTCATTTCTGAAAGCACGGAGAGAGAAATGTTACTTtcatgacacaaacacagcaggttAAGTGATTTGGACTGCACAAAtgccagctgctgctcagcatcAGCATACTTTCAACAGGAAAtcactgcagctgaaacaaAGCAGTATTATACCCCATAGCACACATGGCGCCGTCCTCTTCAAAGTCAGCTGCAGGTCTTTTCTTCGCCGATTTGTCCACTTTTGGAGTATTATCTTGTGACAAGAAAATTTAAACTTAATGTCATTAggctttttgtaaaaaaatgtccctCAGCAGTGGAGGATCATGTACTCACATCTTCActaatgtaaaataacagttaGGGTTGCAGCAGTgtactgtgtacatttgctcATGTATAGTattgaataaaaatatgcaGTTGAAGAATGTCACCTTTTTATctattttcacctttttcaaaagaaatatgtttatttgttgttgctttgttcAGGTAATATTCTCGTGTCACTACTTTCTTactagtttagtttagtttttttcaacTTATTCTCAGGGAATTCTTCACTAActtcttgctaatgtttttataacaaaatttctttttttttttaaaatttaacttatcactaatttcttgttaatgatttttttaaaaaactattttcaggtaacttttgtttaacttttcaccagttcttgcaacttttttggccttttccccatgttttggaaagataTCAAGCCTGTTTGCTTAGTTTTTAAAGAGATAATCCATATTTCATCATCATgtataaatttatttatttttggtattaataatctgaatgtgtaaagtaactaaagtggTCAAATACTTGAGttaaatgcagaagtacaataTTAGGCTGCCTCTGACATGTAGTTGAGTATAAGTATGTAAGTAAGTACTActaaatggaaatactcaagtaaagtaaaaatatgtcaGGATTGTAGTTAAATGCAGTACTTGAGTGAAT
This Plectropomus leopardus isolate mb unplaced genomic scaffold, YSFRI_Pleo_2.0 unplaced_scaffold21606, whole genome shotgun sequence DNA region includes the following protein-coding sequences:
- the sycp3 gene encoding synaptonemal complex protein 3; amino-acid sequence: MATGRRQIKKKYPEEKSELKVFDFNKEDAKKDLSGSEDDVKEDNTPKVDKSAKKRPAADFEEDGAMCAMGNEVQSMLDKFGADISKVMQAKRKRLESLTKNYMKGSQHKLEQLWSTHHNQRQRMTQQYSQQVSTALQQWEAEAQRAEEQEEQLNSLFRQQQKILQQARVVQKQKLQTVRELYEQFVKVRPLTPALTLSSVFKRHITFCRQLQEIIPHKNLLWRCKVPPLPVSTSGSY